The Nesterenkonia xinjiangensis genome contains a region encoding:
- a CDS encoding UDP-N-acetylmuramate dehydrogenase codes for MRRFSEHTTARVGGTAGEWIVAHTEFEALQTLSRHPLPSEENRLAGRDTLLVLGGGSNLLVADAGFPGAVLQLAFDGISAEPDETHGGDVIVTVAAGHEWDDVVAWTVQRRYAGLEALSGIPGAAGATPVQNVGAYGAEVSQTLVDVRAWDRLHGEVITLSNEELGFGYRDSVLKRTTLHGSPRYVVLSVRFRLEHRGEDTPSSPVRYAELARSLGLEVNAAEDQRRAPLTDVRAKVLALRAGKGMVLEAEDHDTWSTGSFFTNPLVGEDVVSTLPEGAPRFPALPDVDGTPRVKLSAAWLIDRAGCGKGFGADLVGGRASLSTKHTLAVTNRGEASAGDLLTVAAAVRDRVVERFGIELHPEPVLIGCEL; via the coding sequence ATGCGGCGGTTCAGCGAGCACACCACCGCCCGGGTGGGCGGCACCGCCGGCGAATGGATCGTCGCCCACACCGAGTTCGAGGCGCTGCAGACGCTGTCCCGCCACCCGCTTCCCTCGGAGGAGAATCGCCTGGCCGGCAGGGACACCCTCCTGGTGCTGGGGGGCGGCTCGAACCTGCTGGTCGCCGACGCGGGCTTCCCCGGCGCCGTGCTGCAGCTGGCCTTCGACGGGATCAGCGCCGAACCGGACGAGACGCACGGCGGCGATGTGATCGTCACTGTGGCCGCCGGGCATGAGTGGGACGACGTCGTCGCCTGGACCGTGCAGCGCCGCTATGCGGGGCTGGAGGCGCTCTCGGGGATCCCCGGAGCCGCCGGGGCGACCCCGGTCCAGAACGTGGGTGCCTACGGCGCGGAGGTGTCCCAGACACTGGTGGACGTGCGCGCCTGGGATCGACTCCACGGTGAGGTGATCACCCTGAGCAACGAGGAGCTGGGCTTCGGGTACCGGGATTCGGTGCTCAAGCGCACCACGCTGCACGGCTCCCCGCGGTATGTGGTGCTCTCCGTGCGGTTCCGGCTGGAGCATCGGGGCGAGGACACGCCGTCTTCGCCGGTTCGCTACGCGGAGCTGGCACGCTCCCTGGGGCTCGAGGTGAACGCCGCCGAGGACCAGCGCCGGGCCCCGCTGACCGACGTGCGCGCCAAGGTGCTGGCACTGCGTGCCGGCAAGGGCATGGTGCTCGAGGCAGAGGACCACGACACCTGGTCCACCGGGTCCTTCTTCACCAACCCGCTCGTCGGCGAGGACGTGGTCTCCACCCTGCCCGAGGGAGCCCCGCGATTCCCGGCACTGCCCGACGTCGACGGCACGCCCCGGGTGAAGCTCTCCGCAGCCTGGCTGATCGATCGCGCCGGCTGTGGGAAGGGCTTCGGTGCGGATCTGGTGGGCGGGCGCGCCTCGCTTTCCACGAAGCATACTCTGGCGGTCACGAATAGGGGAGAGGCCTCAGCGGGTGACCTGCTGACCGTGGCGGCCGCGGTGCGTGACCGTGTGGTCGAGCGTTTCGGCATCGAGCTGCACCCGGAGCCAGTGCTCATCGGCTGCGAGCTCTGA
- a CDS encoding amino acid ABC transporter ATP-binding protein translates to MTEPEPAATASADGASAGVSISGLHKSYGDNEVLKGISMTVRPGEVVCLIGASGSGKSTLLRCVNRLEDPNAGTITVGSFETTHPDVDLDAMRRHIGMVFQQFNLFPHLSVLENCTITPRRVLKQATSEAEAEAMVQLRRVGLEDFAQRRPDQLSGGQQQRVAIARALTMRPQLMLFDEPTSALDPETVGDVLAIMRQLAEAGMTMLVVTHEMGFAREVADRVVFMDKGLVVEEGPAADVIGNPQQPRTQDFLRRVLNPTGVDLEA, encoded by the coding sequence ATGACCGAGCCTGAACCGGCCGCGACGGCATCCGCCGACGGCGCATCCGCAGGAGTGTCCATCTCAGGGCTCCACAAGTCCTACGGTGACAACGAGGTGCTCAAGGGCATCTCCATGACGGTCCGCCCCGGGGAGGTGGTCTGCCTGATCGGCGCCTCCGGATCGGGGAAGTCCACGCTGCTGCGGTGTGTGAACCGTCTGGAGGACCCCAACGCCGGGACCATCACAGTGGGCTCCTTCGAGACCACCCACCCCGACGTCGACCTCGACGCCATGCGCCGGCACATCGGCATGGTCTTCCAGCAGTTCAACCTGTTCCCGCACCTCAGCGTGCTGGAGAACTGCACCATCACCCCCCGTCGGGTGCTCAAGCAGGCCACGTCCGAGGCCGAGGCCGAGGCGATGGTCCAGCTCCGCCGGGTCGGGCTCGAGGACTTCGCCCAGCGGCGTCCGGACCAGCTCTCCGGCGGTCAGCAGCAGCGCGTGGCGATCGCCCGTGCGCTGACCATGCGGCCCCAGCTGATGCTCTTCGACGAGCCCACCTCCGCGCTGGACCCCGAGACCGTCGGAGATGTGCTGGCGATCATGCGGCAGCTGGCCGAAGCCGGAATGACGATGCTCGTGGTGACCCACGAGATGGGCTTCGCCCGGGAGGTCGCCGACCGGGTGGTCTTTATGGACAAGGGCCTCGTGGTCGAGGAGGGTCCCGCCGCCGACGTCATCGGCAACCCGCAGCAGCCGCGCACCCAGGACTTCCTGCGCCGCGTGCTCAACCCCACCGGCGTGGACCTCGAGGCCTGA
- a CDS encoding amino acid ABC transporter permease codes for MALTTRQRARLSLGIQAGLFIALVIVLIIIIDWTAIHRSFFDIERVRPMFPEIITVGLINTLQYTAVGFVLGLLGGTLLALMKLSSFPVYRWLATAYIEFFRGIPAILVFLALGFGVSIAFGWNLNSLQIAGSALGLVASAYIAETLRAGLQAVPKGQVEAARALGMPAWRAMVSIQIPQAFRIVLPPLTNEAILLTKDSSLIFVVGLTAGAAELTKFGRDGINIYQAGLTPLVAAGVCYLLITVPLSILARRMEQRSPKKK; via the coding sequence ATGGCACTGACGACCCGTCAACGAGCGCGGCTGAGCCTGGGGATCCAGGCCGGGCTGTTCATCGCCCTGGTGATCGTGCTGATCATCATCATCGACTGGACGGCGATCCATCGGAGCTTCTTCGACATCGAGCGCGTCCGCCCGATGTTCCCCGAGATCATCACCGTCGGGCTGATCAACACCCTGCAGTACACGGCGGTCGGCTTCGTGCTCGGCCTGCTCGGTGGAACCCTGCTGGCGCTGATGAAGCTCTCCAGCTTCCCGGTCTACCGCTGGCTGGCGACGGCCTACATCGAGTTCTTCCGTGGCATTCCCGCCATCCTGGTGTTCCTCGCCCTGGGGTTCGGCGTCTCGATCGCCTTCGGCTGGAACCTGAACTCCCTGCAGATCGCCGGTTCGGCGTTGGGGCTGGTGGCCAGCGCATACATCGCCGAGACTCTGCGCGCCGGCCTGCAGGCCGTGCCGAAGGGCCAGGTCGAGGCCGCGCGGGCGCTGGGGATGCCGGCATGGCGGGCGATGGTCTCCATCCAGATCCCGCAGGCGTTCCGCATCGTGCTGCCCCCGCTGACCAACGAGGCCATCCTGCTGACCAAGGACTCCTCGCTGATCTTCGTGGTCGGACTGACCGCTGGTGCGGCTGAGCTGACGAAGTTCGGCCGCGACGGCATCAACATCTACCAGGCGGGTCTGACCCCCCTGGTGGCCGCCGGCGTCTGCTACCTGCTGATCACCGTGCCGCTGTCCATCCTGGCTCGCCGCATGGAGCAGCGGTCGCCCAAGAAGAAGTAG
- a CDS encoding ABC transporter substrate-binding protein yields MPSTTETEFDERSVALAQPVGSRRTPIAKSLGVTAIAALALTACGGDGEDDEVEAESQVDAELDLEVDDVELINEGTLTVCSDVPYPPFEYYDEEGTVVGFDIDIAEGLASVLDVELEVVQTSFEGIQSGVALNAETCDLAISGMTITEERAGNMLFSDPYLDDNLGLLAAGDAGIGSLEDIDDSINVGVQADTTGEDYAEEQGYQIRSYPDSGLLIQGLESGQVEAAIGNISILGYQAGEDDSSEFVEEIDTGEQLGIAAQLENQELIDVVDEILAEMESGGYMAEIEDLWFGGGETPEEGDSEEGDGDEDDADADEAEDDAAEDDADADEDDD; encoded by the coding sequence ATGCCCAGCACCACTGAGACCGAGTTCGACGAGCGCAGCGTCGCGCTCGCCCAGCCCGTCGGCTCACGCCGCACCCCGATCGCCAAGAGCCTGGGCGTGACCGCCATCGCCGCCCTGGCTCTGACCGCCTGCGGCGGTGACGGTGAGGACGACGAGGTCGAGGCCGAGTCCCAGGTCGACGCTGAGCTGGACCTCGAGGTCGACGACGTCGAGCTCATCAACGAGGGGACCCTCACCGTCTGCTCGGACGTACCGTACCCGCCCTTCGAGTACTACGACGAGGAAGGCACGGTCGTCGGCTTCGACATCGACATCGCTGAGGGCCTCGCCAGTGTGCTCGATGTCGAGCTCGAGGTGGTGCAGACCAGCTTCGAGGGCATCCAGTCCGGGGTGGCGCTGAACGCCGAGACCTGCGACCTGGCGATCTCCGGGATGACCATCACCGAGGAACGCGCCGGGAACATGCTCTTCTCCGATCCCTACCTGGATGACAACCTCGGCCTGCTCGCCGCCGGTGACGCCGGCATCGGCTCGCTGGAGGACATCGACGACTCGATCAACGTGGGAGTCCAGGCTGACACCACCGGTGAGGACTATGCCGAGGAGCAGGGCTACCAGATCCGTTCCTACCCGGACTCCGGGCTGCTCATCCAGGGCCTCGAGTCCGGGCAGGTCGAGGCCGCGATCGGCAACATCTCCATCCTCGGCTACCAGGCCGGCGAGGATGACAGCTCCGAGTTCGTCGAGGAGATCGACACCGGCGAGCAGCTCGGCATCGCGGCGCAGCTGGAGAACCAGGAGCTGATCGACGTCGTCGACGAGATCCTGGCCGAGATGGAGTCCGGCGGCTACATGGCCGAGATCGAGGACCTCTGGTTCGGCGGCGGCGAGACCCCCGAAGAGGGCGACAGCGAAGAGGGCGACGGCGACGAGGACGACGCTGACGCCGACGAGGCTGAGGACGACGCGGCTGAAGACGACGCGGACGCCGACGAGGACGACGACTGA
- a CDS encoding MaoC family dehydratase, protein MSPAPRISTLEKGQEIGSREIQLSRADLIRYAAASGDHNPIHWNERFAREVGLDGVIAHGMLTMGLAVDLVTEWVGDPGRVSDYQARFTKPVPVPDADTGAPDAPTATLQVSGKVGVVDVEASTARIDLTVSLDGTKVLVKSQVSVTL, encoded by the coding sequence ATGAGCCCCGCACCCCGGATCAGCACCCTGGAGAAGGGTCAGGAGATCGGCAGCCGCGAGATCCAGCTCTCGCGGGCGGACCTGATCCGCTACGCCGCCGCCTCCGGCGACCACAACCCCATCCACTGGAACGAGCGCTTCGCCCGCGAAGTCGGGCTGGACGGCGTCATCGCCCACGGCATGCTCACCATGGGCCTGGCCGTGGACCTGGTCACCGAATGGGTAGGCGATCCCGGACGCGTGAGCGACTACCAGGCGCGGTTCACCAAGCCGGTCCCGGTGCCCGACGCCGACACCGGTGCTCCGGACGCCCCGACGGCCACGCTGCAGGTCAGCGGCAAGGTCGGAGTGGTCGACGTCGAGGCCTCGACGGCACGGATCGACCTCACCGTGAGCCTGGACGGCACGAAGGTCCTCGTGAAGTCCCAGGTCAGCGTCACGCTCTGA
- a CDS encoding FAS1-like dehydratase domain-containing protein, which translates to MSINTEAEGRVYPSAAPYQVSREAIREFAGAVKSEHPAHHDVDAATALGHRDLVAPPTFAVVVAQRAEAAVVADSEVGIDFSRVVHADERFTHHSPILAGDTLNAQVTLDRIRLMGAGAMVTTRVEITTAEGEARSTVTSSLLVRADDEEESA; encoded by the coding sequence GTGAGCATCAACACCGAGGCGGAGGGACGGGTCTACCCGTCCGCCGCGCCGTACCAGGTCAGCCGGGAGGCGATCCGTGAGTTCGCTGGTGCGGTCAAGTCCGAGCACCCGGCCCACCACGACGTCGACGCTGCCACCGCATTGGGACACCGTGACCTGGTCGCCCCGCCGACCTTCGCCGTCGTGGTCGCCCAGCGTGCCGAGGCGGCCGTCGTCGCCGACAGCGAGGTCGGCATCGACTTCTCGCGCGTGGTCCATGCCGATGAACGGTTCACCCACCATTCCCCGATCCTTGCCGGGGACACGCTGAACGCCCAGGTCACCCTGGACCGCATCCGCCTCATGGGAGCCGGTGCCATGGTCACCACCAGGGTCGAGATCACCACCGCCGAGGGCGAGGCGCGCAGCACCGTGACCTCCTCGCTGCTGGTGCGTGCCGACGACGAGGAGGAGAGCGCATGA
- a CDS encoding sirohydrochlorin chelatase, with product MSDPSLSTELLPALAAISHGTSNPSGQAVVRRLVDDVATAARDQRLGAEVRLGHVDVQDPDVPATLADLPAQLPAVVVPVLLSAGYHVNVDLKKETADVGREVTIAGALGPDDRLVELLVRRLEEAGADPERDTIILGVAGSSDAAAVEDCHEMGRRLAVRLDAEVEVAFLAAAKPTVAEAVAGARQHADGAGEGRVVVVSYLLAPGYFQDLLEKAQADFTTAPLLPAPEDIEHPSASPSELVDIILDRYRGR from the coding sequence ATGAGTGACCCCTCCCTGAGCACGGAGCTCCTCCCCGCGCTGGCCGCCATCTCCCACGGCACCTCCAACCCGTCGGGGCAGGCCGTGGTGCGCAGACTGGTCGACGACGTCGCTACGGCGGCCCGCGACCAGAGGCTGGGCGCCGAGGTCAGACTGGGGCATGTGGACGTCCAGGATCCCGATGTGCCGGCCACCCTCGCGGACCTGCCCGCGCAGCTGCCGGCCGTCGTCGTGCCGGTGCTGCTCTCCGCCGGGTACCACGTCAACGTGGACCTGAAGAAGGAGACCGCCGACGTCGGCCGCGAGGTCACCATCGCCGGCGCCCTGGGCCCCGATGACCGGCTCGTGGAGCTGCTGGTCCGGCGCCTGGAGGAGGCCGGGGCCGATCCGGAGCGAGACACGATCATCCTCGGCGTCGCCGGCTCCTCCGACGCCGCCGCCGTGGAGGACTGCCACGAGATGGGCCGGCGCCTCGCCGTCCGGCTGGACGCCGAGGTGGAGGTCGCCTTCCTTGCCGCGGCGAAGCCCACGGTGGCCGAGGCCGTCGCGGGTGCGAGGCAGCACGCTGACGGTGCGGGGGAGGGACGGGTCGTCGTCGTCAGCTATCTGCTGGCGCCGGGTTACTTCCAGGATCTGCTGGAGAAGGCCCAGGCGGACTTCACCACCGCCCCGCTGCTCCCGGCCCCTGAGGACATCGAGCATCCGTCGGCCTCCCCCTCGGAGCTGGTGGACATCATCCTGGACCGGTACCGCGGCCGGTAG
- the glgX gene encoding glycogen debranching protein GlgX, with translation MKDRVSRGRPWPLGITLSEEGANVAVWAPDAERVWLCLFEGEQEERIPLPHHAGGVWHAHVRGIEAGARYGLRADGPFAPEQGLCFDEQKLLIDPYARALDAPARWDRLMSDSRVQEPDDGSVTLARDRPDSAPAVPKGIVLGEPAGPDPAANRPRHDVADLVIYEAHAKGLTAMHPEVPEELRGTYSGIAHPAIIDHLTSLGVTAVELLPVQAFLDDEHIVERGLSNYWGYQPIAWHAPEPRYAIRDADAEIRGLVHALHEAGIEVFIDVVCNHTGEGGDGGPTLSLRGLDASGYYRLHDGTHIDDTGTGNTVATERPTVLRLVLDSLRHWATRYGIDGFRFDLATAVGRGPDGFDPRAAFFQAAGQDPVLADVKLIAEPWDLGPDGYQLGGYPHPWSEWNDGFRDDVRRAWRGDQHAVRALGERLLGSAAAFDHSGRAPTASINFITAHDGFTLADVVSYTARHNEANLEDGRDGHSENHSDNLGVEGPTDDPGVLAARSRRVRAMLATLLVSQGVPMLLAGDEIGNTQGGNNNAYAQDNEIGWIDWSSPDQKLFDVVAGLIEVRWRLPILRQRTFLHGGARAGGDPDVLWLSADGEPATEEHWEDPELRTIIAVLRGAAGDPTGEALPGAVAVVLNLGDAVEVRLPEDLQWRFEIDSGGEAEPGRSGGQRIGAQSVVVFSSPGP, from the coding sequence GTGAAGGACCGTGTCTCTCGCGGCCGCCCCTGGCCGCTGGGCATCACCCTGTCCGAAGAGGGCGCGAACGTCGCCGTCTGGGCCCCCGATGCCGAACGCGTCTGGCTCTGCCTCTTCGAAGGTGAGCAGGAAGAGCGGATCCCGCTGCCCCACCACGCCGGCGGCGTCTGGCACGCCCACGTCAGGGGCATCGAGGCGGGCGCACGCTACGGCCTCCGCGCCGACGGTCCCTTCGCGCCCGAGCAGGGTCTCTGCTTCGACGAGCAGAAGCTGCTGATCGACCCCTATGCACGCGCCCTCGACGCGCCGGCGCGGTGGGACCGGCTCATGTCGGACTCCCGGGTGCAGGAACCCGACGACGGCTCAGTCACGCTCGCCCGCGACAGGCCCGACAGTGCTCCCGCCGTGCCGAAGGGGATCGTCCTCGGAGAGCCCGCCGGGCCCGACCCTGCCGCGAACCGGCCACGCCACGACGTCGCCGATCTCGTCATCTACGAGGCGCACGCCAAAGGGCTCACCGCGATGCACCCCGAGGTCCCGGAGGAGCTGCGCGGCACCTACTCCGGGATCGCTCACCCCGCGATCATCGACCACCTGACCTCGCTCGGCGTCACCGCCGTCGAGCTGCTGCCGGTGCAGGCGTTCCTCGACGATGAGCACATCGTCGAGCGTGGCCTGAGCAACTACTGGGGGTACCAGCCGATCGCCTGGCACGCGCCGGAGCCGCGCTACGCGATCCGCGACGCCGACGCCGAGATTCGCGGCCTGGTGCACGCATTGCACGAGGCGGGCATCGAGGTGTTCATCGACGTCGTCTGCAACCACACCGGAGAGGGTGGGGACGGCGGACCGACGCTCAGTCTGCGCGGGCTCGACGCCTCCGGCTACTACCGGCTGCACGATGGCACGCACATCGACGACACCGGCACCGGGAACACCGTGGCGACTGAACGACCCACTGTGCTGCGTCTGGTGCTGGACAGCCTGCGCCACTGGGCGACGCGCTACGGGATCGACGGCTTCCGCTTCGACCTGGCCACCGCCGTGGGGCGCGGCCCCGACGGATTTGACCCGAGGGCGGCCTTCTTCCAGGCGGCCGGGCAGGATCCGGTGCTCGCCGACGTCAAGCTCATCGCCGAGCCGTGGGACCTCGGGCCCGACGGCTATCAGCTCGGGGGATACCCGCATCCGTGGTCGGAATGGAATGACGGCTTCCGCGACGACGTGCGCCGGGCATGGCGCGGCGACCAGCACGCGGTGAGAGCCCTCGGTGAACGGCTGCTCGGATCAGCCGCGGCCTTCGACCACTCAGGACGTGCCCCCACGGCGTCGATCAACTTCATCACCGCCCACGACGGGTTCACCCTCGCCGACGTCGTCTCCTACACCGCGCGGCACAACGAGGCGAATCTCGAGGACGGTCGCGACGGGCACAGCGAGAACCACTCCGACAATCTCGGCGTGGAGGGCCCGACCGATGACCCCGGCGTGCTCGCGGCCCGCTCGCGGCGGGTGCGGGCGATGCTCGCGACCCTGCTCGTCTCGCAGGGTGTGCCCATGCTGCTGGCCGGGGACGAGATCGGCAACACCCAGGGCGGCAACAACAACGCCTACGCGCAGGACAACGAGATCGGCTGGATCGACTGGTCCTCGCCAGATCAGAAGCTCTTCGACGTCGTCGCCGGCCTGATCGAGGTCCGGTGGCGGCTGCCGATCCTGCGCCAGCGGACCTTCCTGCACGGGGGCGCCCGCGCCGGGGGAGACCCGGACGTCCTCTGGCTGAGCGCGGACGGCGAGCCGGCCACTGAGGAGCATTGGGAGGATCCGGAGCTCCGCACGATCATCGCGGTGTTGCGCGGGGCCGCCGGCGACCCGACCGGCGAGGCTCTGCCCGGTGCCGTCGCGGTCGTGCTCAACCTCGGTGACGCGGTGGAGGTGCGTCTCCCCGAGGATCTGCAGTGGCGCTTCGAGATCGACTCCGGCGGCGAGGCCGAGCCCGGCAGGTCCGGCGGCCAGAGGATCGGGGCCCAATCCGTGGTCGTGTTCTCCTCACCGGGGCCGTGA
- the glgA gene encoding glycogen synthase GlgA produces the protein MPRLRGRVLSVASECAPLMKTGGLADVVGALPGALESHGWRSRVLMPAYPTVLEGAVRSRRIWRSDDLFGGPACVRACTADGFEVLLLDAPHLFDRPGGPYSVDHHDHPDNHLRFAALSWAAAQIAIEGTSDRWRPDIVHAHDWQAGLVPAYLRYAGSAVPSVMTIHNIAFQGVFDADQLDRLNLPTGDFHPGGIEYHGAVSALKAGMVHASRLTTVSRTYAEELTTPQFGFGLEGVVAERRDRGEMHGIVNGIDATVWDPARDPHTTPYSAASPGPKAENRASLLKEFGLAEPSGPLAVVVTRLTHQKGVDMLLEALPAFVEGGGAVVVLGSGDPGHEQSLREVAAHRPDAVGVRIGYDEPLSHRMFAGGDLVLVPSRFEPCGLTQLYGLRYGTLPLVASTGGLRDTVVDSTDEHRASGTATGFTFTDISTTGLRDALDRAASLYQDQEAWREVRDRAMTTPVDWAASGAQYAQLFQELVR, from the coding sequence ATGCCCCGCCTGCGTGGTCGAGTGCTCTCCGTCGCGTCGGAGTGTGCGCCCCTGATGAAGACCGGGGGCCTGGCCGACGTGGTGGGCGCCCTCCCCGGGGCGCTGGAATCTCACGGCTGGCGCTCGCGTGTGCTGATGCCGGCCTACCCCACCGTGCTCGAGGGGGCAGTCCGATCCCGCCGCATCTGGCGCAGCGACGACCTGTTCGGTGGGCCAGCATGTGTGCGCGCGTGCACGGCCGACGGATTCGAGGTGCTGCTGTTGGACGCGCCCCACCTGTTCGACCGGCCCGGTGGTCCCTACTCCGTCGATCATCACGACCATCCGGATAACCACCTGCGTTTCGCGGCGCTGAGCTGGGCCGCCGCGCAGATCGCGATCGAGGGCACGAGCGACCGATGGCGCCCCGACATCGTGCACGCCCACGACTGGCAGGCCGGGCTCGTGCCGGCGTACCTCAGGTACGCCGGATCCGCTGTTCCGAGTGTGATGACGATCCACAACATCGCGTTCCAGGGCGTCTTCGACGCTGACCAGCTGGACCGTCTGAACCTGCCGACAGGTGACTTCCACCCTGGGGGTATCGAATACCACGGCGCCGTCAGCGCGCTGAAGGCCGGGATGGTGCATGCCTCGCGGCTCACGACTGTCAGCCGGACCTATGCGGAGGAGCTCACGACGCCCCAGTTCGGCTTCGGTCTCGAGGGCGTCGTCGCGGAGCGTCGGGATCGTGGGGAGATGCACGGAATCGTCAACGGCATCGACGCCACCGTGTGGGACCCGGCGCGGGATCCGCACACGACGCCGTACTCGGCCGCGTCGCCCGGCCCCAAGGCTGAGAATCGCGCCTCGCTGCTGAAGGAGTTCGGGCTCGCGGAGCCGTCCGGACCGCTCGCCGTCGTCGTCACACGTCTGACCCATCAGAAGGGTGTCGACATGCTGCTCGAGGCGCTGCCCGCCTTCGTGGAGGGAGGCGGGGCGGTCGTCGTGCTCGGTTCCGGAGACCCCGGCCATGAGCAGAGCCTCCGCGAGGTCGCCGCGCACCGTCCCGACGCCGTCGGGGTGCGCATCGGCTATGACGAGCCGCTCAGCCACCGGATGTTCGCCGGTGGTGACCTCGTGCTCGTGCCGTCACGGTTCGAGCCGTGCGGCCTGACGCAGCTCTACGGCCTGCGGTACGGCACGCTGCCGCTCGTCGCGTCCACAGGTGGGCTGCGCGACACGGTCGTGGACTCCACGGACGAGCACCGCGCGTCCGGCACGGCCACAGGGTTCACGTTCACCGACATCAGCACCACAGGGCTCAGGGATGCGCTCGACCGCGCCGCGAGCCTCTACCAGGACCAGGAGGCGTGGCGAGAGGTGCGCGACCGCGCGATGACCACGCCGGTGGACTGGGCCGCCTCGGGTGCGCAATATGCCCAGCTGTTCCAGGAGCTGGTGCGGTGA
- the glgC gene encoding glucose-1-phosphate adenylyltransferase, which produces MNTSIEPGAPTRLTSQAMAFVLAGGRGSRLEELTDRRAKPAVHFGGKSRIIDFPLSNALNSGIRKMAIATQYKAHSLIRHMQRGWGFFRAERNEYLDILPASQRVEEGKWYLGTADAVTQNIDIVDDYGVKYVIVLAGDHVYKMDYEVMLRQHVETGADVTVGCLTVPRHEATAFGVMHIDERDRIVDFLEKPADPPGTPSDPDVALASMGIYVFDWDFLRGLLLDDMNDAESSHDFGHDLIPLLVSRGAAYAHRFSESCVMSGLETSPYWRDVGTIDSFWQANIDLTEFVPPLDLYDQKWPIWTYAEHTPPAKFIHDEEDRRGQAIQSLISGDTIISGSDVHNSLLFTGNRVHSYSTLDHVVALPYAEVGRHAQLSRCVIDSRVRIPNHLVIGQDPEEDAKWFRRTAKGVTLITQDMLDRRAAALD; this is translated from the coding sequence ATGAACACCTCGATCGAGCCCGGCGCACCCACTCGGCTGACCAGTCAGGCCATGGCCTTCGTGCTCGCAGGCGGGCGCGGCAGCCGCCTCGAGGAGCTCACCGACAGACGCGCGAAGCCCGCCGTGCACTTCGGCGGAAAATCGCGGATCATCGACTTCCCGCTCTCGAACGCGCTCAACTCGGGCATCCGCAAGATGGCGATCGCCACCCAGTACAAGGCGCATTCGCTGATCCGGCACATGCAGCGCGGCTGGGGCTTCTTCCGCGCCGAACGCAACGAATACCTGGACATCCTTCCCGCCAGCCAGCGCGTCGAAGAGGGCAAGTGGTACCTCGGCACCGCGGACGCGGTGACCCAGAACATCGACATCGTCGACGACTACGGAGTCAAGTACGTGATCGTGCTCGCGGGCGATCACGTGTACAAGATGGACTACGAGGTGATGCTCCGCCAGCACGTCGAGACGGGCGCCGACGTCACCGTGGGCTGTCTGACGGTGCCACGCCACGAGGCGACAGCCTTCGGCGTCATGCACATCGACGAGCGCGACCGCATCGTCGACTTCCTCGAGAAGCCGGCCGACCCGCCCGGCACTCCCAGCGATCCGGATGTCGCGCTGGCCTCGATGGGCATCTACGTCTTCGACTGGGACTTCCTGCGCGGGCTGCTCCTGGACGACATGAACGACGCGGAGTCGAGCCATGACTTCGGCCATGACCTCATTCCGCTGCTGGTCAGTCGCGGCGCCGCATACGCACACCGATTCAGCGAGTCATGCGTCATGAGCGGTCTCGAGACCAGCCCTTATTGGCGTGACGTCGGGACGATCGACTCGTTCTGGCAGGCCAACATCGACCTCACGGAGTTCGTGCCGCCCCTGGACCTGTATGACCAGAAGTGGCCGATCTGGACCTACGCCGAGCACACGCCGCCGGCGAAGTTCATCCATGACGAGGAGGACCGTCGGGGGCAGGCGATCCAGTCGCTGATCTCAGGGGACACCATCATCAGCGGCTCCGACGTGCACAATTCTCTGCTCTTCACGGGGAACCGGGTGCACTCCTATTCGACCCTCGATCACGTCGTCGCGCTGCCGTACGCCGAGGTGGGCCGGCATGCGCAGCTGAGCCGCTGCGTCATCGACAGCCGTGTGCGGATCCCCAACCACCTGGTGATCGGTCAGGATCCGGAAGAAGACGCGAAGTGGTTCCGGCGCACCGCGAAAGGGGTGACGCTCATCACGCAGGATATGCTCGACCGCCGCGCCGCCGCGCTCGACTAG